From Pungitius pungitius chromosome 9, fPunPun2.1, whole genome shotgun sequence, one genomic window encodes:
- the pcm1 gene encoding pericentriolar material 1 protein isoform X8, translating into MATGGTPFDDGAEDLHNWTVTNGSLEDRLNNLDWGVQQKKANRSSEKNKKKLSASVVESRLTNDISPESTPGAGRRRARTPHSFPHIKYTTQMSVPDQAELDKLRQRINFTDLDERSIGSDSQGRATAANNQRQLAGENKKPHNFLPLHVNTNKSKAPLPPSSSAPATPAITKETKKQSPGRRDLLTPVAPAKGTPRPGRGGAERGPLGHREYGRREQRIDSSQVVSKLVQIREYISKASSMRDDLVEKNDVPANVERLSHLIDHLKEQERSYLRFLQQMLTREDDEDDVRTLDSAVGSGSLAESTSLNVEVRSSDASTATGTRPETVRADQKEELQNLRKQHELLKKMLEQQEQLRALQGRQEALMAMQDSAEQTLAVIEDTVVTETTGSVSGLSITSELNDELNDLIQRFHNQLHDSQTKAVPDNRRQAESLSLSREVSWSRAPHAVGPPQHRPLLHSASGPHTGLDTGATAANVKLTKLQELQDKKQTMDKILRELHCLRDQTLNNNSCRGLSTRCSVSTGDSSECPSALCSNGASASTPFHPSRTQHQNSSNSTDKLRKLKEVHKRLNELRELVQYYEQTSDMMVDAVNENVKEEDDEEEDEEDETEDGSMFEAMFDSEQENRQPVTNIRNPHCSGNWTDLNSLTNRHSVRSSATNNRDGRLNTQCEINNRSAANVRSLNIPSAIECQYNRDTSFSQVKDEDGLDNEEGAQAVTADSDVSGSSRRSSLGNDNGGFAQKVHRQTAKQKLRQLQELVAMVQSDDTDGTTANEDEALHQQPNNTRAPVLGALGADSKQNPRELALSSKTREKLYEEKLRQQKQELMQLHEERQRLIDIQGKIQDLQWACPDLQSSVSSTVSQQSLLRKVPVAVSTPAPVLASSSSGPQMNSAGLNLTAPEAASPSAADNEQLWSEMRRHQILREELRQRRKHLESLMAEHQRRSGLGDSPRRADDPEGLATPSKSVSRDERTMATWGSPPCHLDDEDDDEDDDDDDDDDEYQSEMGAEEEEEHDECVESSSDDDIHIYPSNRNQCSYSNRKNQGRSDNLKPPPAFAGEGSRDPPLHNKTPAKQKQQHQSFGLDQTGTSQHGATRRQENLRWASELSFAEGSSQWPEQLSQLQKQLDFSTGMCQTLLQDQQTLSYMLQTLLTGQYSALPNNLSSPQVHLVMHQLNQCYTQLAWQQNNVQRIKQVLNDLLRQQQQASCSAAAWQTQKHGSSQESGSGTSASPGAFLPFSSTLHPSTNNMSTAALPQFPPGFNLYPLFPAAMGEFPPGAASQATPDHPKQLDPNTSIKTEYMSFPPPLQRSPLNTTSDRGPSDWPKTSYTNNSVQHVRSKTEPQEPPSSSSTYASRHPRPQEFDRASQDSYSSMPDPADPATITKTFKAGRKASAQANLASRSKAPTSKSRRRRSKGHNKNSEGHESDSVSSTADFVLKRAAVSHQKDQNKSLLDKLTREKLDSKAKLGNKRNDISSAYAWRTPFLSNRIACTEAPDASSDFSLFEALRETIYSEVATLISQNESRPHFLIELFHELQLLNTDYLRQRALYSLQDIVTGHLTEKSAAEDQLPPLGPVVWAAGSQSELTPSESLATSDAEVVEKNLRLTQGTMMMMKKRDDAESVGNDSTMSTSSNLEPFANDDLGGAAGDVHCPQIDTQQLDRQIKAIMTEVIPFLKENMDEVCSLQLLTSVRRMVLALTQQNDESKEFVRFFHRQLGGILQDSLSKFVGRTLKDCGEDLLVEISEILFNELAFFRLMQDLDNTNSIALAAKHKNKKKPEQPSSSTRCPKEDTGVGGDKSTPAYTDEDKDQDEAEQEVTLQEQSDMKNSRSSEASEVEEEEEPEEDGRGIPLSISLSKAETQALTNYGSGEDENDDDDEEEEEMEFEAGPVDVQTSLQQVSDRQVEQEETTRSDTQDTEGEERSSDHDGESHLHVVSVCSTAEDPDVTQCQSPEEDGPVGAGAASDRSSRDQDVLRESNTTSSPDTDSPVMINVDEMGSGNTSQKSDEEDFVKVEDLPLQLTVMCEEELQMRIVEEQQNNNLSVEILNGNTGSLTGLVGNAEDLKEPDTVGAQNV; encoded by the exons ATGGCAACCGGAGGGACTCCTTTTGATGATGGCGCAGAAGATCTGCACAACTGGACCGTAACCAATGGCAGTCTGGAGGATAGACTCAACAATCTG GATTGGGGTGTTCAGCAGAAGAAAGCCAACCGATCTtcagagaagaacaagaagaagctgTCAGCTTCGGTGGTGGAGAGCCGGCTGACTAATGATATTTCGCCAGAGTCCACCCCCGGGGCCGGTCGCAGGAGAGCGCGGACTCCTCATTCCTTTCCACACATCAAATACACTACCCAGATGTCTGTCCCAGACCAGGCCGAGCTGGACAAGCTGCGTCAAAGAATTAATTTCACAGACTTGGATGAG AGGAGCATCGGCAGCGACTCCCAGGGACGTGCCACTGCGGCCAACAACCAGCGGCAGTTGGCTGGGGAGAACAAAAAGCCCCACAACTTCCTACCTCTGCATGTGAACACTAACAAAAGCAAGGCgccgctccctccctcctcatctgCACCAGCGACACCCGCGATCACCAAGGAAACTAAGAAACAGAGCCCAGGACGCAGGGATTTGTTAACCCCTGTGGCGCCCGCAAAGGGAACTCCGAGGCCCGGGCGTGGCGGCGCTGAAAGAGGACCTTTAGGACACAGGGAATACGGCAGAAGAGAACAGAGGATAGACAGCAGCCAg GTGGTGAGTAAGCTGGTACAGATCCGCGAGTACATCAGCAAGGCCAGCTCCATGAGGGACGACCTGGTGGAGAAGAACGATGTGCCGGCCAACGTGGAGCGTCTCTCCCATCTCATTGACCACCTCAAGGAGCAGGAGCGGTCCTATTTACGCTTCCTGCAGCAAATGCTG ACGCGGGAGGACGACGAGGATGATGTGAGGACCCTGGATTCTGCAGTGGGCTCCGGTTCACTGGCTGAGAGCACTTCTCTCAACGTGGAGGTCCGTTCTTCAGATGCCTCGACCGCAACG GGCACCAGACCAGAAACGGTGCGAGCCGACCAGAAAGAAGAGCTGCAGAATCTGCGTAAGCAGCACGAGCTGCTGAAGAAGatgctggagcagcaggagcagctccGAGCGCTGCAGGGTCGACAGGAAGCACTAATGGCCATGCAGGACAGTGCTGAGCAGACCCTTGCTGTGATTGAAGACACTG TTGTCACAGAAACCACAGGCAGTGTTTCAGGCTTGAGCATCACCTCCGAACTGAATGATGAGTTGAATGATTTGATCCAGCGGTTTCACAACCAGCTGCATGATTCTCAG ACTAAAGCGGTGCCAGACAACCGCCGCCAGGCAGAGAGCCTTTCCCTCTCTAGAGAAGTGAGCTGGTCTAGGGCTCCCCATGCTGTTGGTCCACCTCAACACAGGCCTCTCCTCCACTCTGCATCCGGGCCCCACACGGGTCTAGACACGGGGGCCACAGCTGCCAATGTCAAACTCACAAAGCTTCAGGAGCTCCAAGACAAGAAGCAAACCATGGACAAGATCCTGCGGGAGCTGCATTGCCTCAGAGACCAGACCCTTAACAACAACTCGT GTCGTGGCTTGTCAACACGTTGCAGTGTGAGTACGGGAGATTCTTCAGAATGCCCATCTGCTCTCTGCTCTAATGGGGCATCAGCTTCCACTCCCTTTCATCCTTCACGCACTCAACACCAGAACAGCTCCAATTCCACGGACAAGCTCAG AAAGCTGAAAGAGGTCCACAAGCGTTTGAATGAGCTACGGGAATTGGTTCAGTACTACGAGCAAACCTCTGATATGATGGTGGATGCGGTCAATGAGAATGTCAAagaggaggatgacgaggaagaggatgaggaagatgagACCGAGGACGGTTCGATGTTTGAGGCCATGTTTGACTCAGAGCAGGAGAACCGCCAGCCTGTAACCAACATCAG AAACCCACATTGCAGTGGTAACTGGACCGATTTGAACAGCCTAACCAACAGGCACAGTGTGAGGAGCAGTGCCACCAACAACCGCGATGGGAGACTCAACACGCAGTGTGAAATCAACAACCGGTCTGCAGCCAACGTCCGCAGCCTCAACATCCCCTCGGCCATAG AGTGCCAGTACAACAGGGACACGTCCTTTAGTCAGGTGAAGGATGAAGACGGCCTGGACAACGAGGAAGGGGCACAGGCCGTGACTGCAGACAGTGACGTATCTGGATCCAGCCGAAGGAGCAGTCTGGGAAACGACAACGGCGGCTTTGCCCAGAAGGTTCACCGGCAAACAGCGAAGCAGAAACTCCGGCAGCTCCAGGAGCTGGTGGCCATGGTCCAG AGTGACGACACTGATGGCACGACAGCCAATGAGGACGAAGCTCTACACCAACAGCCAAATAATACCAGAGCTCCCGTGCTGGGAGCTTTGGGGGCCGACTCCAAACAGAATCCCAGAGAACTCGCACTCTCCAGCAAAACCAG GGAGAAGTTGTATGAGGAGAAGCTGCGTCAGCAGAAGCAGGAGCTCATGCAGCTCCACGAGGAGCGTCAGAGGCTCATTGACATCCAAGGAAAGATTCAGGATCTGCAGTGGGCTTGCCCTGACCTCCAg TCATCTGTGTCCAGCACAGTGAGTCAGCAGAGCTTGCTGAGAAAGGTTCCAGTTGCGGTTTCCACTCCGGCTCCTGTCCTGGCTTCCTCATCCTCTGGACCCCAAATGAACTCTGCCGGGTTGAACCTCACTGCTCCGGAAGCCGCTTCTCCTTCAGCCGCTGACAACGAG CAGCTGTGGTCGGAGATGCGTCGCCACCAGATCTTGCGGGAAGAACTGCGTCAGCGCAGAAAGCACCTCGAGTCCCTGATGGCTGAACACCAGAGGCGTAGTGGTCTCGGTGACTCTCCGAGGCGGGCTGATGACCCAGAAGGGCTTGCTACACCCTCAAAGTCCGTCAGTAGGGATGAAAG GACAATGGCAACCTGGGGTTCCCCTCCCTGCCAccttgatgatgaagatgacgacgaagatgacgatgatgatgatgatgatgatgaatatcAATCTGAGAtgggtgcagaggaggaagaggagcacgATGAATGTGTAGAAAGCAGCTCTGATGACGACATCCACATCTACCCCTCCAACAGGAACCAGTGCTCCTACAGTAACCGGAAGAATCAAGGAAGGTCTGA caaCCTGAAGCCTCCACCAGCCTTTGCAGGTGAAGGCAGCAGGGATCCACCTCTCCATAACAAAACTCCGGCCAAGCAGAAGCAGCAACACCAGTCTTTTGGTTTGGACCAGACCGGGACGAGCCAGCACGGAGCGACGCGCCGACAAGAGAACCTGCGCTGGGCCTCCGAGCTGTCCTTCGCCGAGGGCTCCTCTCAGTGGCCGGAACAGTTGAGCCAGCTGCAGAAACAGCTGGACTTCAGCACCGGCATGTGTCAGACACTCCTGCAGGACCAGCAG ACACTCTCCTACATGTTGCAAACCCTGCTGACCGGTCAGTACAGTGCGTTACCCAACAACCTGTCATCACCACAGGTCCACCTGGTCATGCACCAGCTCAACCAGTGTTACACCCAGCTGGCTTGGCAGCAAAACAACGTACAaag AATCAAGCAGGTGCTCAATGACCTCCttcgccagcagcagcaggcttcCTGTTCAGCGGCTGCTTGGCAGACACAGAAGCACGGCTCGTCCCAGGAATCCGGATCCGGCACCTCAGCCTCCCCTGGTGCTTTCCTCCCCTTCTCTTCTACCCTGCATCCCTCAACCAACAACATGTCAACTGCTGCCTTACCCCAATTCCCTCCTG GCTTTAATTTATATCCACTCTTCCCTGCTGCCATGGGCGAGTTCCCTCCGGGTGCAGCAAGTCAAGCAACCCCCGACCACCCGAAGCAGTTGGACCCCAACACCTCAATTAAAACCGAGTACATGAGTTTCCCTCCTCCACTGCAACGCTCTCCACTTAACACCACCTCAGACAGAGG GCCATCTGACTGGCCTAAAACCTCGTATACCAACAACTCCGTCCAGCATGTCCGTTCCAAAACGGAGCCCCAggagcctccctcctcctcctccacttacGCCAGCCGCCACCCCAGACCTCAAGAATTTGACAGGGCATCGCAGGACAGCTACAGCAGCATGCCCGACCCCGCTGATCCCGCCACCATCACAAAGACCTTCAAGGCCGGCCGCAAGGCCTCCGCACAAGCCAACCTGGCCTCGCGCAGCAAGGCGCCCACTTCCAAGAGCCGGCGCCGGAGGAGCAAAGGCCACAACAAGAACAGCGAAG GCCATGAGAGTGACAGCGTTAGCAGCACTGCAGACTTTGTCCTGAAGAGGGCAGCCGTGTCCCATCAGAAGGACCAGAACAAGAGTCTGTTGGACAAGCTGACTCGAGAGAAGCTTGACAGCAAAGCGAAGCTTGGAAACAAACGGAACGACATCTCTTCTG CATATGCTTGGAGAACACCCTTCCTCTCTAACAGAATTGCATGCACAGAAGCACCAG ATGCGAGCAGCGACTTCTCCCTGTTCGAGGCACTGAGGGAGACCATCTACTCTGAGGTGGCTACTTTGATATCCCAGAATGAGTCCCGCCCCCACTTTCTAATCGAGCTCTTCCACGAGCTGCAATTGCTCAACACGGACTACCTGCGGCAAAGGGCACTTTATTCCCTGCAG GATATTGTGACCGGACACCTGACAGAGAAGAGTGCAGCTGAGGACCAGTTGCCCCCCCTCGGCCCTGTGGTGTGGGCTGCTGGCTCTCAGTCTGAGCTCACTCCCAGCGAGAGTTTGGCAACCAGCGATGCA GAAGTCGTGGAGAAAAACCTGAGGCTCACACAGggcacgatgatgatgatgaagaagagggatgaTGCAGAATCTGTGGGAAACGACAGCACTATGTCAACCTCCTCCAACCTGGAGCCGTTTGCAAACGATGACCTGG GAGGTGCCGCTGGTGATGTGCACTGTCCTCAGATTGACACCCAGCAGTTGGACCGCCAGATTAAAGCCATAATGACAGAAGTCATTCCCTTCCTGAAG GAGAACATGGATGAGGTGTGCTCCCTCCAGCTGTTGACGTCTGTGCGGCGCATGGTGCTCGCTCTCACCCAACAGAACGACGAAAGCAAGGAGTTTGTGCGCTTTTTCCACCGCCAGTTGGGAGGCATACTGCAG GACTCTCTTTCTAAATTCGTGGGCCGTACTCTAAAGGACTGCGGGGAGGACCTTCTGGTGGAGATCTCTGAGATCCTCTTCAATGAACTCGCCTTCTTCAGGCTCATGCAGGATTTGGACAACACAAACAGCATTGCCTTGGCAGccaaacacaaaaataagaaGAAGCCTGAGCAACCCAGTAGCTCGACACGCTGCCCGAAG GAAGATACAGGAGTGGGTGGTGATAAATCCACTCCAGCCTACACAGATGAAGACAAG GACCAAGATGAAGCTGAGCAGGAAGTTACCCTCCAGGAGCAATCCGACATGAAGaacagcaggagcagtgaggcttcggaggtggaggaggaagaagagcctgAAGAAGATGGACGGGGAATCCCTCTGTCAATCA GTCTGTCTAAAGCGGAGACTCAGGCCCTGACAAACTACGGCAGTGGAGAAGATGAgaatgatgacgacgatgaggaggaggaggaaatggagtTTGAAGCTGGACCTGTTGATGTCCAAACATCCTTGCAGCAGGTTTCCGATCGACAGGTGGAGCAGGAG GAGACGACACGCAGCGACACCCAGGACACCGAAGGTGAAGAGAGGAGCTCGGATCATGACGGTG aatcccACCTGCacgttgtgagtgtgtgctccACAGCAGAAGACCCCGACGTGACCCAGTGCCAGAGTCCGGAAGAGGACGGACCCGTCGGGGCGGGTGCTGCCTCAGACAGAAGCTCCCGTGACCAGGATGTCCTCAGGGAGTCGAACACCACGAGCAGCCCTGACACAGACTCACCCGTCATGATCAACGTAGAT GAGATGGGCTCCGGTAACACCAGCCAGAAATCGGATGAGGAAGACTTTGTGAAGGTGGAGGATTTGCCATTGCAGCTTACAGTCATGTGTGAG GAGGAACTACAGATGAGAAtagtggaggagcagcagaataACAACCTGTCTGTAGAGATCCTCAATGGAAACACTGGATCGCTGACTGGGCTGGTGGGGAATGCAGAGGACCTGAAGGAACCAG acactgTTGGTGCCCAGAATgtataa